CGCCTTGTTCACCGCGCGACTGAGCTCGTCCGGGTCGACCGGCTTGGTGAGGTAGTCGAAGGCTCCGGTCTTCAGCGCCTCCACCGCGGTCTCGATGGTGCCGTGGGCGGTGAGCATCAAGTACACGGTGTCCGGTGCCACCTTCTTGGCACGTTTCAGCAGCTCGATGCCGTCCATGCCGGGCATCTTGATGTCGAGCAGCACGACGTCCCACGGCTGCGCGGAAAGCTCCTTCAGCGCCGCCTTGCCGTCCTCTGCGGCTCCGGCTCGGAAGCCTTCCTTCTTGAACCAGTGAAAGAGCGAATCTCGAACCGAGAACTCGTCGTCCACGATGAGAATGGATTGGCTGTCGTCCGACATGTTCAGTCTCCGGAAGGTTCTGCCGCCTGCCGGGGCAGCGTGATGCGGAAGGTCGTGCCTTTGTCGAGCTCGGACTCCACGTCGATCTGACCACCGTGGCGGCGCACGATGCCGTAGACCACGGCGAGGCCGAGCCCCACGCCCTTCTCTTCCTTGGTGGACACGAAGGGCTCGAACACATGGGGGAGGACATCGGGCGGGATCCCGATCCCGGTGTCCTTCAGGACCACCGCGATGTCCTTACCTGCGTCCTCGATGCTCAAGGTGAGCTCACCGCCGGAAGGCATGGCCTCCACGGCGTTCACGATCAGGGCTACCAGCGCTTGCTGTAGCTGGTTCGCGTCACAGCTGACTTCGTCCGACGCCGCGGTCCGGGTCAGGGTGAAGTCCACCCCAGCGTGCTTGATCAAGTGCTCCACCGTTTGCACCGCGCGCTCCGCCACGGTGGAAAGGCTTGCCGGGGAGAGGTCCGCCTTGGACTGCCGCGCGAAGGTGAGCAGGTTCTTGACGATGTCACCGCAGCGCGTGGACTCTCGCTCGATGACACCTACGCAGCGGAGCGCCTCCTCGCGGTCGTCGGGGCTCATGTTCTCGTCCTTGATCTCGCGCGCAACGAGCTTGGAGTAGACGAGGATCCCGGCCAGTGGATTGTTCAGCTCATGGGCCACGGTGGCGGCGAGCTTGCCCAGCGACGCCATCTTCTCCATTTGCATCAGCTTGCCGTGGGCGCGCTCGAGCTCTGCAGTCTTTTGCTCTACGGCGGCTTCCAGCTCGGACTCCCACCGTGCCGTCTTCTCCTGCGCGCGCTCGAGATCTTCCGTCATGCGATTGAACGCCTTGGCAAGGTCGGCAAACTCACCGGTGCCCTCCACGGGAATTCGCGTGTCCAGACCGGCGGCCGCCACCCGCTGCGTCCCATCCACCAAGCGTTGTACCGGCCGCCGCACGAAGGCCCAAACGAAGGCAGCCGTCACCAAGCCGCCCACCAGGGCCATGAGCAGCGTGGCGTAGGCGGTGGTCTTCTGCGCCGCCACACGCCCTTCGTCCACGACCTCCATGTCCATCTGCAGGTCCAGCACGCCGAGCACTTTCTGCTTGGGCGGGTGCGCATGGCACGGACCGTTCGAGCACTCCGGGGAGTTTTCGATCAGATGGATGTGGCTCATCACGAGCTTGCCTTGCTCGTCGCGGAAGGTGCGTGAGAAGGGACTGCGAGAGGGCTCGTGGAAGGCGGCTTCT
This region of Polyangiaceae bacterium genomic DNA includes:
- a CDS encoding HAMP domain-containing histidine kinase, translating into MKRIQRSVGFKLFVSIFVSMAAVFLAVSAWSEGRSEEAWRHSFDEHARQTSAVLERALRYGMLLKKKKGVHSELATLAAQPGVKAIRIFDKKGKVAFSSLDGDKGHKLTKKDALCQLCHAQEAAFHEPSRSPFSRTFRDEQGKLVMSHIHLIENSPECSNGPCHAHPPKQKVLGVLDLQMDMEVVDEGRVAAQKTTAYATLLMALVGGLVTAAFVWAFVRRPVQRLVDGTQRVAAAGLDTRIPVEGTGEFADLAKAFNRMTEDLERAQEKTARWESELEAAVEQKTAELERAHGKLMQMEKMASLGKLAATVAHELNNPLAGILVYSKLVAREIKDENMSPDDREEALRCVGVIERESTRCGDIVKNLLTFARQSKADLSPASLSTVAERAVQTVEHLIKHAGVDFTLTRTAASDEVSCDANQLQQALVALIVNAVEAMPSGGELTLSIEDAGKDIAVVLKDTGIGIPPDVLPHVFEPFVSTKEEKGVGLGLAVVYGIVRRHGGQIDVESELDKGTTFRITLPRQAAEPSGD